The Elaeis guineensis isolate ETL-2024a chromosome 3, EG11, whole genome shotgun sequence region cctaatgcaaggattgaacagcgatggttggtcgagttatttcctatgtggctttcgaatcagatgtgatttatatttaattatgagatacattaatttttgatacatatttaatatcagataactcaacagcacttcgtcatattattttttttaggtatcaaagatgatggagacaaataattcagatgaactaatagctcttgctcgaggacctaacaagattgtgaatagatataacagTTTCATAATTAATGACTTTAAATTTTATACTAGAGAAtggaagaaatttagaaaaatacagaatagcggtgttatggtggaagcggatggaaaattcTATTatagtgcacttaaagatatctatgagttggattattatgaaaaatttaaagtagtattgtttagatgtgattggatagacataaactcaccaaggggtttgaaacaagatgcaaatagatttacacttgtaaatttttcaaggttgatacacactggtgtgttattgaaggatgacccattcattttttcatctcaagctcgtcaagtattttatgtacaagacacaaaagataaagattggtttactgtcatcaaaacaaaacctagagacttatatgatatggaaaatcaagtggaggatgatgacgatgacacttatacacaatgtatgccctacaattttatgccagctgatgatttaaatgctacgacgatgttgattaggacagaatttgaaggaaacactactgcttgattgttactggtaataattatttatgatgtatatattttgcattaattattgtgttattttactccatatattaactgattctaccttttatttatataaatgctaggtgacatcatgcgtcgcaggggacgatatgctggtgtgcagtttcagttttcacagacagaggccggtacgtcttcttcagcacagcagcctgaggtcagttcagctgcacagcattctgagccctgtccttcatcatcagcacagcacgatcctcctgttcatcagccagatgatgagatacacgtgcagggtatatattatcttttatgtaattttatttttattttattttatgtatatttgtgatatagttacttttatgtattttttgcagacggatccaggagagtacgccccagacgcggatccacagtagtacgagatgtgtggagatgcgtgagggcgagagaattattgtggagtgcaatcagctaggtcagccaattaagaaagctgcctgcttattgactttatTTTTggagactgttgctcggaggcctcagctatatccgttgggctatgcaaaatggaatgacatgcttccaacgtacaaagttgagct contains the following coding sequences:
- the LOC140856323 gene encoding uncharacterized protein, with the translated sequence MMETNNSDELIALARGPNKIVNRYNSFIINDFKFYTREWKKFRKIQNSGVMVEADGKFYYSALKDIYELDYYEKFKVVLFRCDWIDINSPRGLKQDANRFTLVNFSRLIHTGVLLKDDPFIFSSQARQVFYVQDTKDKDWFTVIKTKPRDLYDMENQVEDDDDDTYTQCMPYNFMPADDLNATTMLIRTEFEGN